In one window of Helianthus annuus cultivar XRQ/B chromosome 17, HanXRQr2.0-SUNRISE, whole genome shotgun sequence DNA:
- the LOC110925408 gene encoding uncharacterized protein LOC110925408, which yields MTWQEFKDPFMKYHCPQSAVDKIQEDFLRLRQKNETINEISNTFLDKMKFCGEFVQTERMKINRFYGVLKAEFREFITPSKCETLDELINLARDREIEIKRQEERGEKRPNEKGGNPTPAKKGKYQEQGRKDKSKSGITPCKTCGKLHTGECLLGKKGCYKCGKEGHSSYQCPSSPKTCFNCFEKGHIKSECPKLQQESKKEDKKQEGSRAKGRMYQITSEEAKSLPNVISGVKEEGSSAKKTEGSQDRGKSST from the exons ATGACCTGGCAAGAGTTTAAAGATCCTTTCATGAAATATCACTGCCCTCAGTCCGCCGTTGATAAGATTCAAGAGGATTTCTTACGCCTCCGACAGAAGAATGAGACGATAAATGAGATATCAAACACCTtcttggataagatgaagttttgtggAGAGTTTGTGCAAACTGAAAGGATGAAGATTAACCGCTTTTATGGCGTGTTAAAGGCAGAATTTAGGGAGTTCATCACTCCCTCGAAGTGTGAGACTCTTGATGAGCTCATCAATTTAGCGCGGGATAGAGAAATCGAGATCAAGAGGCAAGAAGAGCGTGGGGAAAAGAGACCCAACGAAAAGGGTGGAAATCCGACCCCGGCCAAAAAGGGGAAGTATCAGGAGCAAGGAAGAAAGGATAAGTCGAAGAGTGGTATCACGCCGTGCAAGACTTGTGGAAAACTTCATACGGGGGAATGTTTGTTAGGCAAGAAAGGGTGTTACAAATGCGGTAAGGAAGGACACTCATCTTATCAATGTCCGAGTagcccaaaaacttgtttcaactgtttcgaaaaggggcacatcaaatcTGAGTGCCCGAAACTCCAGCAGGAGTCGAAGAAGGAAGATAAGAAACAAGAAGGTTCTAGGGCCAAGGGTAGAATGTACCAAATTACATCCGAAGAAGCCAAGTCTCTCCCGAATGTGATTTCAG gcgtgaaggaagaaggcTCAAGTGCTAAGAAAACGGAAGGttcacaagatcgag gtaaatcctcgacTTAG